The proteins below come from a single Mycobacterium parmense genomic window:
- a CDS encoding aromatic ring-hydroxylating oxygenase subunit alpha — protein MDRDQLIDLTRRALKLARDKTTDLAAAEHRVDAMDYTSLERHHQDRALLLASPQLVGYVSELPAPGTYCTKTVMGRSILLTRTADGSVKAFDNVCLHRQSQVATGCGTAARFTCPYHAWTYDNTGRLVGLPGREGFPAVTVRTDGLTELPVAEFAGFLWVALDRGAGLDVAAHLGPLADELDSWGIGRWSPLGEKVLDSPINWKLAIDTFAENYHFATVHRQTFATIARSNCTVFDAYGRHHRLIFPLNAILDLQDVAEERWDPFHNMVVIYALFPNIVLSVTIANGELFRVYPGDTPGRSVTVHQNSTPLDLSDESAAAGARAVFDYAHATVRDEDYQLVAGLQANLESGARDHLLFGRNEPGLQHRHISWAQAIEDAGL, from the coding sequence ATGGACCGCGATCAGCTCATCGACCTGACCCGGCGCGCGTTGAAGCTGGCGCGTGACAAGACCACCGATCTCGCCGCGGCCGAGCACCGCGTCGACGCGATGGACTACACCTCGCTCGAGCGACACCACCAGGACAGGGCCTTGCTGCTGGCCAGCCCGCAACTGGTGGGTTACGTCTCGGAACTTCCCGCTCCGGGCACTTACTGCACCAAGACGGTGATGGGGCGCTCGATCCTGCTGACCCGCACTGCCGACGGCTCGGTGAAGGCGTTCGACAACGTCTGCCTGCACCGTCAGTCCCAGGTGGCGACCGGGTGCGGGACGGCGGCGCGGTTCACCTGCCCGTACCACGCGTGGACGTATGACAACACCGGCAGGCTGGTCGGGCTGCCCGGACGCGAGGGCTTTCCCGCCGTGACGGTCAGGACCGACGGCCTGACCGAACTCCCGGTGGCCGAGTTCGCCGGATTCCTCTGGGTGGCCCTCGATCGCGGCGCCGGCCTGGACGTCGCCGCGCACCTGGGTCCGCTTGCCGACGAGCTTGATTCCTGGGGCATTGGGCGATGGTCCCCGCTGGGCGAGAAAGTGCTTGACTCCCCGATCAATTGGAAGCTGGCCATCGACACGTTCGCGGAGAACTATCACTTCGCCACCGTGCACCGGCAGACGTTCGCCACGATCGCCCGCAGCAACTGCACGGTGTTCGACGCGTACGGGCGCCACCACCGATTGATCTTCCCGCTCAACGCGATCCTCGACCTGCAGGACGTCGCAGAAGAGCGGTGGGACCCCTTCCACAACATGGTGGTGATCTACGCACTCTTTCCCAACATCGTGCTGTCGGTGACCATCGCCAATGGAGAGCTCTTCCGCGTCTATCCGGGCGACACGCCCGGCAGGTCGGTCACCGTCCACCAGAATTCCACGCCGCTCGACCTCTCCGACGAGTCCGCGGCCGCCGGCGCCCGGGCCGTCTTCGACTACGCCCACGCCACCGTCCGCGACGAGGACTACCAGCTGGTCGCGGGCCTGCAGGCCAACCTTGAGTCGGGCGCCCGGGATCATCTGCTGTTCGGGCGCAACGAACCCGGCCTGCAGCATCGTCACATCAGTTGGGCGCAGGCCATCGAGGACGCGGGGCTGTGA
- a CDS encoding MerR family transcriptional regulator, with amino-acid sequence MAEQLLIGDVAALTGIASGRIRHYEKIGLLRAEHLSNGYRVFDVDQVLELLRIDLMRSLGVGIHDIQRLLDGAQTTLTGLLDEHRTLLVRQRDRLDQLIAAIDRSRAATERSAADLNERILRRLATTHRDSIGVIGRLSAPLSTPVATMYADLFDEWDLPVAPLFGQMVLPPAASTLLARLAETPGHQVLFDRLRALAGDVIALSDNGFGDSGAVRLARRWIDQQLADPLPDDVVDVLRAVQPLLERDPVIVQGFRAWAGSISAAAAHFLDEVADQTDRRGLEAVSVIVLPAPPRPQTNDAAP; translated from the coding sequence GTGGCTGAGCAGTTGCTGATCGGCGACGTCGCCGCGCTGACCGGCATCGCCTCCGGCCGCATCCGCCACTACGAGAAGATCGGCCTGCTACGCGCCGAGCACCTGAGCAACGGCTACCGCGTCTTCGACGTCGACCAGGTGCTGGAACTGCTGCGGATCGACCTGATGCGCAGCCTCGGGGTCGGCATCCACGACATCCAGCGGTTGCTCGACGGCGCGCAGACCACGCTGACCGGTCTGCTCGACGAGCATCGGACGCTGTTGGTGCGCCAGCGCGATCGGCTCGACCAACTGATCGCGGCCATCGACCGATCCCGCGCGGCCACCGAGCGCTCCGCGGCCGACCTCAACGAGCGCATCCTGCGCAGGCTCGCCACCACTCACCGCGACAGCATCGGCGTCATCGGACGGCTCAGCGCCCCGCTGTCGACGCCCGTCGCCACCATGTACGCCGACCTCTTCGACGAGTGGGACCTGCCCGTTGCGCCGCTGTTCGGGCAGATGGTCCTGCCTCCCGCGGCCAGTACGCTGCTGGCCCGGCTGGCCGAGACGCCGGGGCACCAGGTGCTCTTCGACCGGCTGCGCGCCCTCGCCGGCGACGTGATCGCCCTGAGCGACAACGGTTTCGGCGACTCCGGCGCGGTACGACTCGCGCGGCGCTGGATCGACCAGCAGTTGGCCGACCCGTTGCCGGACGACGTGGTGGACGTGCTGCGGGCTGTGCAGCCGCTGCTGGAACGCGACCCGGTGATCGTTCAGGGATTCCGCGCGTGGGCCGGCTCCATCAGCGCGGCCGCCGCGCACTTCCTCGACGAGGTCGCCGACCAGACCGACCGCCGCGGACTCGAGGCCGTGAGCGTCATCGTGCTGCCCGCGCCGCCGCGGCCTCAAACCAACGATGCGGCACCGTGA
- a CDS encoding DUF1906 domain-containing protein — protein sequence MSPVSRREVLKFAAAAPALLGLGVAAASVGAAPASASLGTLLDYAAGVIPASQIRAAGAVGSIRYVSDRRPGGNWMLGKPIQVSEARDLNTNGLKIVSCYQYGKGNTADWLGGAGAGLTHAQRGMQLHAAAGGPATAPIYASIDDDPSYDQYKQQIVPYLRSWESVIGHQRTGVYANSKTIDWALHDGLGAYFWQHNWGSPKGFTHPAANLHQVEIDKRSVGGVGVDINEILKPEFGQWV from the coding sequence GTGTCCCCGGTTTCGCGACGTGAAGTGCTCAAATTCGCGGCCGCGGCGCCGGCGTTGCTAGGTCTCGGTGTCGCGGCGGCGTCAGTGGGCGCCGCGCCGGCGTCGGCGTCACTCGGCACCCTGCTGGACTACGCCGCGGGCGTCATACCGGCCAGCCAGATCAGGGCCGCGGGCGCCGTCGGATCGATCCGGTACGTGTCCGACCGGAGGCCCGGCGGCAACTGGATGCTGGGCAAGCCGATCCAGGTGAGCGAGGCGCGTGATCTGAACACCAACGGGCTCAAGATCGTGTCCTGCTACCAATACGGAAAGGGCAACACCGCCGACTGGCTGGGCGGTGCGGGCGCCGGCCTCACGCACGCGCAGCGCGGAATGCAGCTGCACGCCGCCGCGGGCGGACCGGCGACGGCCCCCATCTACGCCTCGATCGACGACGACCCGTCGTATGACCAGTACAAACAGCAGATCGTCCCCTATCTGCGGTCGTGGGAGTCGGTGATCGGACACCAGCGCACCGGGGTGTACGCCAACTCCAAGACCATCGACTGGGCTCTGCACGACGGCTTGGGCGCCTACTTCTGGCAGCACAACTGGGGTTCGCCCAAGGGGTTCACCCACCCGGCCGCCAACCTGCATCAGGTCGAGATCGACAAGCGCAGCGTCGGCGGGGTCGGAGTGGACATCAACGAGATCCTGAAGCCCGAATTCGGTCAGTGGGTCTAG